A stretch of Arctopsyche grandis isolate Sample6627 chromosome 9, ASM5162203v2, whole genome shotgun sequence DNA encodes these proteins:
- the Rab2 gene encoding RAS oncogene family member Rab2 produces MSYAYLFKYIIIGDTGVGKSCVLLQFTDKRFQPVHDLTIGVEFGARMITIDGKQIKLQIWDTAGQEAFRSITRSYYRGAAGALLVYDITRRDTFNHLSTWLEDARQHSNSNMVIMLIGNKSDLESRREVKKEEGEAFAREHGLVFMETSAKTAANVEEAFIDTAKEIYGKIQEGVFDINNEANGIKIGAQHSLAGSPGAGGASGAGGAAGGGCC; encoded by the exons GGGTAGGCAAATCATGCGTTTTGCTGCAATTTACCGACAAACGCTTCCAGCCAGTACATGATTTAACTATAGGAGTCGAATTCGGCGCTCGTATGATTACAATCGACGGTAAACAGatcaaacttcaaatatggGACACTGCCGGTCAAGAGGCTTTCAG ATCAATCACTCGTTCCTACTATCGAGGTGCTGCAGGTGCTCTCCTCGTATACGACATCACCCGACGGGACACATTCAATCACCTGTCTACTTGGTTAGAAGACGCTCGTCAGCATTCAAACTCAAATATGGTCATTATGCTAATCGGCAACAAAAG TGATTTGGAATCTAGACGGGAAGTTAAAAAGGAAGAAGGCGAGGCTTTCGCGCGAGAACACGGACTTGTATTCATGGAAACTTCGGCGAAGACCGCTGCTAATGTCGAAGAAGCGTTCATCGACACGGCTAAAGAAATCTATGGAAAGATACAAGAAGGCGTCTTCGATATTAACAATGAA gcaAATGGTATCAAGATCGGAGCGCAGCACTCTCTGGCAGGAAGTCCTGGTGCAGGGGGTGCTTCGGGCGCAGGAGGGGCTGCTGGGGGTGGTTGCTGTTAG